TTAACGCTCATGTTGACGACGGCGCGGGCGGCGGGTTCCACCGGATCCCCATGGCGGCGTACGTCAGGCCCGCTCCGAAGGCGAGGAACAGCACGTTGTCGCCGGGCTTCAGGCGTCCCTCGTCCACCGCGTCGCAGATAGCGATGGGAATGGTGGCCGAAGAGGTGTTGCCGTACCGCTCAATGTTGCAATAGACCTTCTCCGGAGGCGCTCCCAGCGCCCTGCCGGTCGCATCCAGAATGCGCTTGTTGGCCTGGTGCGGGATGACAAGCTGGACATCCGAGAGCGTCCAGTTCATCTTCCCCATCAGCTCCTGTCCCGCCTTGGCCATGACACGGACCGCGTTTTTGAAGACCTCCGGCCCCTGCATCACGGTGAAGTACTCGCCGGGCGGCCCCGCCTGCTCGGCCACGTCGAACGGCCCTCTGACGAAGAGGACGTCGGCGTGATCGCTGTCGCAGCCGAGGACAAAGTTGAAAGGGCCGTCCTTCGCCTCGGGTGACGCCTGGACGATCACCGCCCCCGCGCCGTCGCCGAAGAGGACGCACACCCGCCGGTCCGTCTGGTCAATGACGCGGCTCAGTATCTCGCTGCCGATGACCAGGATGGTCCGGAAGGCGCCGCTCTTGATGAAGTTATAGGCCGTGGCGAGGCCGTAAACGAAGCCCGGGCAGGCAGCCTGCAGGTCAAACGTCGCGGCGCGCTTCGCACCAATCTTGCGCTGGACGATGGATGCAGTTGCGGGGCTGGTCTTGTCCGGGGTCATCGTGGCCAGAATGATGAGGTCTATGTCTTCGGGGGAGATGCCCGCGCGCTTGATGGCCATACGCGCGGCCTCCGCGCCG
Above is a genomic segment from Dehalococcoidia bacterium containing:
- a CDS encoding beta-ketoacyl-ACP synthase III; translation: MGPRIIGWGKAVPARGLTNADMERMVETTSEWIVERTGIRKRYWAGPDESASVLGAEAARMAIKRAGISPEDIDLIILATMTPDKTSPATASIVQRKIGAKRAATFDLQAACPGFVYGLATAYNFIKSGAFRTILVIGSEILSRVIDQTDRRVCVLFGDGAGAVIVQASPEAKDGPFNFVLGCDSDHADVLFVRGPFDVAEQAGPPGEYFTVMQGPEVFKNAVRVMAKAGQELMGKMNWTLSDVQLVIPHQANKRILDATGRALGAPPEKVYCNIERYGNTSSATIPIAICDAVDEGRLKPGDNVLFLAFGAGLTYAAMGIRWNPPPAPSST